Genomic segment of Pseudomonas sp. DY-1:
TGTGGATAACTGCGAAGAGTTGCCGGACCTGGTCATCGTTCAGATAGGCCAACTCCCGCTCCTGCAGGCGCAGCGGGCGTACCCGGACAAGCGGGTTGGGGTAGTCGATCTCTTCCAGCTGGAACAGCACATTGAACACCGCACGTAGGTAGGCGAGCCGGTTGTTCAGCGTCTTCGGATTCGCCCCCTTCTTGAGCATCGAGGCGCGGTACTCGGCGTAGTCTTTGCCCGTCATCCGCACTGCAATCGGGTTGCCCAGGTCCTTGGCCATGGAGTCGAGCAGGCGTCGTCGTGCATCTCCATCAGCCAAGGTGTGGGCATGCAGCACGGCCCAGCGGTCAATCAAGTCCAGCAGGCGACGTGTGTCCCGAGGGCGGGGCGACCAGTCCGGGGTGCCAATGCATTTGGCCCGGCAGATGGCTTCGAAGCGCTGCGCCTCACCCTTGGTCTTCACCGTCTTGCGGAAGCGGCGACCCTTGATCGGTTCGGTATCGACTTTCCAGCGGCCATCCGGCAGTTGCTCGATAGCCATCAGACCGCACGCCCCCATCGGACGACGCGTTCCTCCAGGAGCTGCTTGATGCGTTTGTAGAGGGCCCGCTCATCCATGCCCTTGTGGGCGTAGTGGTCACGGATCACCGGCCAGCACTCCCAGTTGCGGAGGCTGGCAAAGGCCTTTTTTGCCCCCACCCGTTCCCGGGCCACCAGGCTGATGAAGTTGCCGATGAACAGGTCCACGTTCTTCCCGGAGAAGCCCTGCGAGGTCTTGTAGTGGCGCTTGTAGTGGGTACGCCCGGCGAGGGAGACGGCGGGCACGGAGACTTTCGTGTCCTGCCGCAGCAAGGTCCAGAACGCATCGAACACGCCCTTGCTGGAGCACAGGCGGAAGGATTCCAGACCGTACTGGAACAGTCCGTCCAGATGCGGGGCAAGGTCGCGGTAGGTGCGGCTGTCGATCATGGCACCGGTGTCCATGCTGGCCGAGCCGTCGGCAAACTGCTGGACGATGGAGTGGTGGAAGCGCAGCTCCACGCGCCACACCGGGGCCTGGGCGTCGTAGTTCTGGTCATCGTCCGGGGCGAAGGGGTTGTCCATGGTCTTCCACACCGACTGCCAGTAGTCGAGCTTGTCGATGCTGTACGCCTGCAGGGACTTGTCGTAGATGGCCAGTTGCATGCCCGAGGCGGAGCCGAACAGGAACGACTGGCCGTTGCCATAGGAGACGGCTTCCCCGTCATAGAACACTTCGTTGATGCCGGTGATGCTGCGGCGGGTACGGGCCCGGCAAAGCAGACGGTCCATCAGGTCCTTCGGCGGTTGCCAGCCTTGCACGTCCAGGGCGAGGTGGACGGCACACTGGTTGGCCTCCATGCATTGCAAGGCGGCCTTGGCGAAGCGGTCCATCCACTCCTGCAGCACGTCAGGGGGCGAGGACTGGATGGCATGCGGGCTGACCTCAATCTTCATGTGCGCACCGATCACATCGGCCTTCACGTTGAAGTTCTTCAGAAGCAGCACAAAGCCCAGGTCGTTGTTCTGCAGCTTGTACTGGTAGCCGGAATCCCGGCTGACGCGCCCGGCATGCCACTGGTGCCCGGCAAAGCTGACCAGACCGCTTTCCTCGAACAGGGCCAGCACCTCGGGCCGGACCATGCCCCGGTACAACTGGCGCACGGTATCCACGCGGCAGCCCAACAGGCGGACCTTCGACAGGTTGGTCATGCGGGCCGCCTTCGGATCGAAGAACAGACGGGAGTTCCGGCACTCCTGGCCGGTCTGCAAATCGACGCGAATCTGGTCTACAGCTTTCCTCATGTCGTCAAACTCCATGAAATGACACGAATTGAAACGGCGTTAAGCCGTTGATAGGACGTGCTACAGGGACGTCCCGCAGGCCGCTTGAGCGCGGGTCCCACCCGCACGCGGGAGCCCTCCCGCGCTCACGCGTTTGCGCGGTACGCGCTGTGCGCGTATCCGTGCAAAACGCGTGTGCGCTCGGGTTTTCACACAGTTCCCGGGGAGGGCTGATCGAGGTGATCGAGGGGAAGTGGCCTTCTGACCAGCAGGGGAACAGCAGGCTTTCCAGCGGGGGAGGGGGTTCCCGGAACTGAACCCGGGGAAGGACGGCCAGGGCGGCCAGAAGGAACAGCGAGCCCAGCAGGGCCGTGAAAACACCAAGGGCGCCGCCCTTGTCATCCCGCTCTTGCC
This window contains:
- a CDS encoding tyrosine-type recombinase/integrase, translating into MAIEQLPDGRWKVDTEPIKGRRFRKTVKTKGEAQRFEAICRAKCIGTPDWSPRPRDTRRLLDLIDRWAVLHAHTLADGDARRRLLDSMAKDLGNPIAVRMTGKDYAEYRASMLKKGANPKTLNNRLAYLRAVFNVLFQLEEIDYPNPLVRVRPLRLQERELAYLNDDQVRQLFAVIHKRCRTPHVAMIAAICLATGARWGEAQALTPHQVKDGRVLFVNTKGKRTRSVPINPVLEQRILDHFKRHGLFSKCLNSFDQTLGVSGIPVPAGQSSHVLRHTFASHFVMNGGNILTLQKILGHTTVAMTMRYAHLAPDHLEEAVRLGPQMDFVSLLEG